A portion of the Staphylococcus felis genome contains these proteins:
- the ileS gene encoding isoleucine--tRNA ligase, which yields MDYKETLLMPKTKFPMRGGLPNKEPQIQQEWREKDLYRKMLAKNEGNTPFILHDGPPYANGNLHMGHALNKILKDFIVRYKTMSGFYAPYVPGWDTHGLPIEQALTKKGVKRKEMSIAAFREKCEAFAMQQIENQKKDFQRLGVNGDFENPYITLKPEYEAAQIRVFGEMAEKGLIYKGKKPVYWSPSSESSLAEAEIEYHDKRSASIYVAFDVKDGKGIVDEDAKFIIWTTTPWTLPSNVAITVHPDLTYVQMNVNGEKYIIAEALVDEVAEQLGWDKEAVVREKDFKGQELEYVEAQHPFIDRISLLINGMHVTTDAGTGCVHTAPGHGEDDYIVSQKYNLEVISPVDDKGVFTEEAGQFEGMFYDKANKAITDLLKEKGALLKLDFITHSYPHDWRTKKPVIFRATPQWFASISKVRQDILDAITQTHFKVEWGKTRIYNMIRDRGEWVISRQRVWGVPLPVFYAENGDIIMTKETIMHIADLFEEHGSNIWFEREAKDLLPEGFTHPGSPNGHFTKEEDIMDVWFDSGSSHRGVLETRPELSFPSDLYLEGSDQYRGWFNSSITTAVATRGVSPYKMLLSHGFVMDGEGKKMSKSLGNVIVPDTIVKQKGADIARLWVSSVDYLADVRISEEILKQVADVYRKIRNTLRFLLGNVSDFDPSKHQIAEADLLEVDRYVLNRLREFTAHTLDHYDDYDYLDIYQEVQNFINVELSNFYLDYGKDILYIEEQNAHKRRSMQTVLYRILVNMTKLLAPIIPHTADEVWSYIEHVEEESVHLSDMPQKEKIDEALLEKWSTFMALRDDVNRALEVARNEKVIGKSLEAKVKIGNSSSFNTVEFLQSFNDLHQLFIVSQVEVVDKPNGTEYQYGNIEITFADGEKCARCWNYSDSLGSVGEMTELCPRCQEVVKTLV from the coding sequence ATGGATTACAAAGAAACGTTATTAATGCCAAAAACGAAATTCCCAATGCGTGGCGGATTACCTAATAAAGAGCCACAAATTCAACAAGAATGGCGAGAAAAAGATTTATATCGCAAAATGTTAGCTAAAAATGAAGGTAATACACCATTTATCCTACATGATGGTCCACCGTACGCGAACGGTAATTTACATATGGGACATGCGCTAAACAAAATTTTGAAAGATTTTATCGTCCGTTATAAAACAATGTCGGGCTTTTATGCACCATACGTACCAGGATGGGATACACACGGTTTACCTATTGAACAAGCACTTACAAAAAAAGGTGTGAAGCGTAAAGAAATGTCTATTGCAGCATTTCGTGAAAAATGTGAAGCTTTTGCAATGCAACAAATTGAAAATCAAAAGAAAGATTTCCAACGTTTAGGCGTTAATGGTGACTTTGAAAACCCATATATAACTTTAAAACCTGAATATGAAGCTGCACAAATACGTGTATTTGGTGAAATGGCTGAAAAAGGATTAATCTATAAAGGGAAAAAACCTGTCTATTGGTCACCGTCTAGTGAATCTTCATTAGCTGAAGCGGAAATTGAATATCATGATAAACGTTCAGCATCTATTTATGTTGCTTTTGATGTAAAAGATGGTAAGGGTATTGTTGATGAAGATGCGAAGTTTATAATTTGGACAACAACACCTTGGACATTGCCTTCAAATGTTGCGATTACAGTTCATCCTGATTTAACATATGTACAAATGAATGTGAATGGTGAAAAATATATTATTGCTGAAGCGTTAGTAGATGAAGTGGCAGAACAGTTAGGCTGGGATAAAGAAGCCGTGGTTCGTGAGAAAGATTTTAAAGGTCAAGAACTTGAATATGTTGAAGCGCAACATCCTTTCATTGATAGAATATCATTGCTCATCAACGGTATGCACGTAACGACTGATGCTGGTACAGGTTGTGTGCATACAGCTCCAGGACACGGGGAAGATGACTATATTGTAAGTCAAAAATATAACCTTGAAGTGATTAGTCCTGTTGATGATAAAGGTGTATTTACAGAAGAAGCTGGTCAATTTGAAGGTATGTTTTATGATAAAGCGAATAAAGCGATTACTGATTTGTTAAAAGAGAAAGGGGCACTTTTAAAATTAGACTTTATTACGCATAGTTATCCACATGATTGGCGTACTAAAAAACCAGTCATTTTTAGAGCGACACCGCAATGGTTTGCTTCTATTTCAAAAGTGCGACAAGATATTTTAGATGCTATAACACAAACACACTTCAAAGTTGAATGGGGTAAAACGCGCATCTACAATATGATTCGTGATCGTGGTGAATGGGTCATCTCTCGTCAACGTGTGTGGGGGGTACCACTTCCAGTATTTTATGCTGAGAACGGTGACATTATCATGACTAAAGAAACAATTATGCATATTGCAGATTTGTTTGAAGAACATGGATCTAATATTTGGTTTGAACGTGAAGCGAAAGATTTATTGCCTGAAGGTTTTACACACCCTGGCAGCCCAAATGGTCATTTCACAAAAGAAGAAGATATTATGGATGTTTGGTTTGATTCAGGTTCGTCACATCGCGGTGTACTTGAAACTCGTCCTGAATTAAGTTTCCCTTCTGATTTGTACTTAGAAGGTAGTGATCAATATCGTGGATGGTTTAACTCTTCTATTACGACTGCTGTTGCTACTCGTGGTGTGTCACCATACAAAATGCTATTGTCTCATGGTTTTGTTATGGATGGCGAAGGTAAAAAAATGAGCAAATCATTAGGCAACGTGATTGTCCCAGATACTATTGTTAAACAAAAAGGTGCTGACATTGCACGCTTATGGGTGAGTTCAGTAGATTATTTAGCAGACGTACGTATTTCAGAAGAAATCCTGAAACAAGTTGCTGATGTATATCGTAAAATTCGTAATACTTTGCGTTTCTTATTAGGGAATGTCAGTGATTTTGACCCTTCTAAACATCAAATTGCTGAAGCTGACTTATTAGAAGTTGACCGATATGTATTGAACCGTCTTCGTGAATTTACAGCGCATACACTCGATCATTATGATGATTATGACTATCTAGATATTTATCAAGAAGTTCAAAACTTCATAAATGTTGAACTTAGTAACTTCTATTTGGATTATGGGAAAGATATTTTATATATTGAGGAGCAGAATGCACACAAACGTCGTAGTATGCAAACAGTGCTTTATCGTATACTAGTGAATATGACGAAATTATTAGCACCTATCATTCCTCATACAGCTGATGAAGTTTGGTCATACATCGAGCATGTTGAAGAGGAAAGTGTTCATCTTTCAGACATGCCTCAAAAAGAAAAAATTGACGAAGCATTACTTGAAAAATGGTCAACATTTATGGCGTTACGTGATGATGTTAACCGAGCATTAGAAGTTGCACGGAATGAAAAAGTCATCGGTAAATCACTAGAAGCTAAAGTTAAAATCGGTAACAGTTCTTCATTTAATACTGTAGAATTTCTACAATCATTTAATGATTTGCATCAATTATTTATTGTTTCTCAAGTTGAAGTGGTAGATAAACCAAACGGTACAGAGTATCAATATGGCAATATTGAAATTACGTTTGCGGACGGTGAAAAATGTGCACGTTGTTGGAATTATAGTGACTCTTTAGGTTCAGTAGGTGAAATGACTGAATTGTGTCCACGTTGCCAAGAAGTTGTTAAAACTTTAGTATAA
- the lspA gene encoding signal peptidase II: MKHQYHIGLSVMIAILVIIADQFTKWIIATQMTIGESFTVIPHFLAITSHRNSGAAWGILSGKMTFFYIVTILILIALVYFYIKEAKDHLLMQIAISLLFAGAVGNFIDRLINGEVVDFVDTKIFGYDFPIFNVADSSLTIGVILLLFVLLTDSKTKDEVR, encoded by the coding sequence ATGAAACATCAATATCATATTGGATTATCCGTAATGATAGCCATTTTGGTCATCATTGCTGATCAATTTACAAAGTGGATAATCGCAACACAAATGACTATTGGGGAATCTTTTACGGTAATACCTCACTTTTTAGCCATTACATCACATCGTAATAGCGGTGCAGCATGGGGGATCTTAAGTGGCAAGATGACTTTCTTTTATATTGTTACTATTCTAATATTAATCGCATTAGTCTATTTTTATATTAAAGAAGCGAAAGATCATTTACTCATGCAAATTGCTATAAGTTTATTATTTGCAGGGGCTGTCGGTAATTTTATTGATCGATTAATAAATGGTGAAGTAGTGGACTTTGTAGATACGAAGATATTTGGATATGATTTTCCAATTTTTAATGTCGCTGATAGTAGTTTGACAATAGGTGTGATATTATTATTATTTGTGTTACTAACAGACTCAAAAACTAAAGATGAGGTGAGATAA
- a CDS encoding RluA family pseudouridine synthase, translating into MGQFDFEISQERFHLQRIDKVLPELNPEWSRSQIQDWIKSGQVEVNGKVVKSNYKVKLQDYIVVTEKEVVEANIEPENLNLDIYYEDEDVAIVYKPKGMVVHPSPGHYTGTLVNGLMYQIKDLSGINGEIRPGIVHRIDKDTSGLLMIAKNDIAHRHLVEQLTAKTVTRKYTALVHGHIPHEYGTIDAPIGRHKNDRQSMAVVDEGKEAVTHFNVIESFKNYTLVECQLETGRTHQIRVHMKYIGYPLVGDPKYGPKKTMDIGGQALHAGVIGFTHPKTGEYIERTAALPISFENVIHQIREEHL; encoded by the coding sequence ATGGGTCAGTTTGATTTTGAAATAAGTCAAGAGAGATTTCATTTACAACGTATTGATAAAGTTCTACCTGAGTTAAACCCTGAATGGTCACGAAGTCAAATTCAGGACTGGATTAAATCAGGTCAAGTTGAAGTTAATGGTAAAGTAGTGAAATCAAATTACAAAGTAAAGCTTCAGGACTATATTGTTGTAACTGAGAAAGAAGTTGTTGAAGCAAATATTGAACCAGAGAATTTAAATTTAGATATATATTATGAAGATGAAGATGTTGCGATTGTCTATAAACCTAAGGGGATGGTTGTACATCCATCACCTGGGCATTATACGGGAACGTTGGTAAATGGACTTATGTATCAAATTAAGGATTTATCAGGCATTAATGGCGAAATACGACCTGGTATTGTTCATCGTATTGACAAAGATACATCTGGACTTTTAATGATTGCCAAAAACGATATCGCACACCGTCATTTAGTTGAACAACTTACAGCTAAAACAGTGACTCGTAAATATACTGCCTTAGTCCATGGACATATCCCTCATGAATATGGGACGATCGATGCACCAATTGGCCGCCACAAAAATGATAGACAATCTATGGCTGTAGTTGATGAAGGGAAAGAAGCTGTAACGCATTTCAACGTGATTGAAAGCTTTAAAAATTATACATTAGTTGAATGTCAACTTGAAACAGGACGTACACATCAAATTCGTGTACATATGAAATATATTGGTTATCCTTTGGTTGGGGATCCAAAATATGGTCCGAAAAAAACAATGGACATTGGTGGACAAGCTTTACACGCTGGCGTTATTGGTTTTACACACCCTAAGACTGGTGAATATATTGAGCGGACTGCAGCACTTCCAATTTCATTCGAAAATGTCATTCATCAAATTCGAGAAGAGCATTTATAA
- the pyrR gene encoding bifunctional pyr operon transcriptional regulator/uracil phosphoribosyltransferase PyrR encodes MAERVILDESAINRTLTRIAHEILEYNKGSKNLALLGIKTRGEFLAKRIQHKIQQIEEVEIPTGTIDITHFRDDIDARTQHNAKTFEIDADINNRVVIIVDDVLYTGRTVRASLDAILLHSRPQKIGLATLVDRGHRELPIRADFVGKNIPTSHEESVEVYLEEVDNQNAVVIK; translated from the coding sequence TTGGCTGAACGTGTCATTTTAGACGAATCTGCAATAAACAGAACATTAACACGTATTGCACATGAAATTCTAGAATATAACAAGGGCTCAAAAAATTTAGCACTATTAGGCATCAAAACACGTGGTGAATTTTTAGCTAAGCGCATTCAACACAAGATTCAACAAATTGAAGAAGTTGAAATTCCAACAGGTACAATTGACATCACACACTTCAGAGATGATATCGATGCACGTACCCAACATAACGCCAAAACTTTTGAAATCGATGCAGATATCAATAATCGGGTGGTCATTATTGTTGACGATGTTTTATATACGGGCCGTACAGTGAGAGCGTCACTAGATGCTATTTTACTACACAGTCGTCCACAAAAAATTGGACTCGCAACATTGGTTGATCGAGGACATCGAGAACTACCGATTCGTGCTGACTTTGTAGGAAAAAATATTCCAACATCTCATGAAGAATCAGTAGAAGTCTATTTAGAAGAAGTTGACAACCAAAACGCGGTTGTAATTAAGTAA
- a CDS encoding uracil-xanthine permease family protein, translated as MENEKMFQRTVQPVLDVNERPNAGQWAFLSIQHLFAMFGATVLVPFLTGLPVSSALLASGIGTLLYILITKGKIPAYLGSSFAFITPIITGLSTNSLGDMLVALFMSGVMYVMIGIAIKVSGTNWLMHLLPPVVVGPVIMVIGLSLAPTAVNMAMFEDSGAMKGYNLTYVAVAAITLFVTLLVQGFGKGFFSLIPVLIGIIVGYVSAIVLGIVDFKPVKEAGWLQFPDIYIPFVDYHPSIHIGLIAVMLPIVFVTVSEHIGHQMVINKIVGRNFFEDPGLHRSIIGDGVSTMFSSIIGGPPSTTYGENIGVLAITKIYSIYVIGGAAIIAIILGFVGKFTALIASIPTPVMGGVSILLFGTIAASGLRMIVESQVNFANNRNLVIASVILVIGIGNMMLNLHNLGINLTIEGMALSATAGIILNLVLPKR; from the coding sequence ATGGAAAACGAGAAGATGTTTCAACGTACAGTACAACCTGTATTAGATGTTAATGAAAGACCGAATGCCGGACAATGGGCATTCTTGAGCATTCAGCATTTATTTGCAATGTTTGGAGCGACTGTCTTAGTGCCATTTTTAACTGGCTTACCGGTTTCATCTGCACTACTTGCATCTGGTATAGGGACATTATTATATATTTTAATTACAAAAGGTAAAATACCAGCATATTTAGGTTCAAGTTTTGCTTTTATTACACCGATTATCACAGGATTAAGTACAAACAGTTTAGGCGATATGCTTGTCGCTTTGTTTATGAGCGGTGTAATGTACGTGATGATAGGGATAGCAATTAAAGTAAGCGGAACAAATTGGTTAATGCATTTACTCCCTCCTGTTGTTGTAGGTCCAGTCATTATGGTTATCGGCTTAAGTTTAGCACCAACAGCTGTGAATATGGCGATGTTTGAAGATTCTGGTGCAATGAAAGGATACAACCTTACATACGTTGCGGTAGCTGCAATTACTTTATTTGTTACCTTGCTTGTACAAGGATTTGGAAAAGGTTTCTTTTCACTCATACCAGTCCTAATTGGTATTATCGTCGGTTATGTATCGGCAATTGTTCTGGGAATTGTAGATTTTAAGCCAGTAAAAGAAGCAGGATGGTTACAATTTCCTGATATTTATATTCCATTTGTCGATTATCATCCTTCGATACACATTGGTTTAATAGCAGTCATGCTTCCGATTGTTTTTGTAACAGTAAGTGAACATATTGGACATCAAATGGTCATTAATAAAATTGTAGGTCGTAATTTCTTCGAAGACCCAGGTTTACACCGTTCAATTATAGGAGACGGGGTGTCGACAATGTTTTCAAGTATTATCGGAGGGCCGCCAAGTACGACATATGGTGAAAACATTGGTGTACTTGCTATTACAAAAATTTACAGTATTTACGTGATTGGTGGCGCTGCTATCATAGCCATTATTTTAGGTTTTGTTGGTAAATTTACAGCACTGATTGCGTCAATACCGACACCGGTTATGGGAGGCGTGTCGATACTATTATTCGGTACTATTGCTGCGAGTGGTTTAAGAATGATTGTTGAAAGTCAAGTGAACTTTGCTAATAATCGTAATCTTGTAATCGCATCAGTCATATTAGTTATAGGAATTGGGAACATGATGCTTAATTTACATAACTTAGGCATCAATTTAACAATAGAAGGAATGGCACTATCTGCTACAGCGGGTATCATCCTAAATCTAGTATTACCTAAACGTTAA
- a CDS encoding aspartate carbamoyltransferase catalytic subunit translates to MQNLVSMEKLSVEEIKHLIEKASNYKNNKEVPNLKGKYIANLFFENSTRTKCSFEMAQQRLDMKLIQFDTATSSVQKGESLYDTCRTLQSIGCDALVIRHSETNYYNQLLEMGIPIINAGDGSGQHPTQSLLDLMTIYEEFGYFEGLNIVICGDIKNSRVARSNYQSLTALGANVSFVAPKIWQDHTMNGSYEALDSVIDKVDIVMLLRVQHERHGLGEQSFERKEYHHKYGLTKERYNRLKDDAIIMHPAPVNRGVEIDDSLVEAPKSRIFKQMENGVYLRMAVLTETVLP, encoded by the coding sequence ATGCAAAATCTTGTCTCAATGGAAAAGCTATCTGTTGAAGAAATCAAACACCTTATTGAAAAAGCATCAAACTATAAAAATAATAAAGAAGTACCCAATTTGAAAGGTAAATATATCGCTAATCTTTTTTTCGAGAATTCAACACGTACGAAATGTAGTTTTGAAATGGCGCAACAACGACTAGATATGAAGTTGATTCAATTCGACACGGCTACATCTTCAGTTCAAAAGGGAGAATCATTATACGATACTTGTCGCACGCTTCAAAGTATCGGTTGCGATGCACTGGTGATAAGACATAGTGAAACCAATTACTACAATCAATTATTAGAGATGGGTATTCCAATTATTAATGCAGGGGATGGAAGTGGACAGCATCCGACCCAAAGTCTGTTAGATTTAATGACAATTTACGAAGAATTTGGTTATTTTGAAGGACTAAACATTGTCATTTGTGGCGATATTAAAAACTCAAGAGTGGCGAGAAGTAATTACCAGAGTTTGACAGCATTAGGCGCAAATGTATCATTTGTTGCACCGAAAATATGGCAAGATCATACGATGAATGGATCGTATGAAGCTTTAGACAGTGTGATTGATAAAGTAGATATAGTGATGTTGTTAAGAGTACAACACGAGCGACACGGGTTAGGCGAACAAAGTTTCGAGCGTAAAGAATACCACCATAAATATGGACTAACAAAAGAGCGTTATAATCGACTCAAAGATGATGCGATTATTATGCATCCGGCCCCAGTTAATAGGGGTGTTGAAATTGACGACAGTCTAGTTGAAGCGCCGAAGTCCCGTATCTTTAAGCAAATGGAAAATGGTGTTTATTTAAGAATGGCAGTCTTAACAGAAACGGTTTTACCATAA
- a CDS encoding dihydroorotase, translated as MKLIQNAKMLEAGQLQKVDVLIEGKTIKQIAETIEVTEDMHVIDAKGYFLAPGFIDVHVHLREPGGEYKETIETGTKAAARGGFTTVCPMPNTKPVPDSKENMEKLNQLIAENAQVRVLPYAAITVRQAGKEHVDFEALNSEGVFAFTDDGVGVQQASMMYEAMQKAQKLNKAIVAHCEDNSLIYGGAMHEGKRSQELNIPGIPNICESVQIARDVLLSEATGCHYHVCHVSTKESVRVIRDAKRAGIPVTAEVTPHHLLLTENDIPGDNAIYKMNPPLRSEADREALIEGLLDGTIDCIATDHAPHAADEKAQPMTRAPFGIVGSETAFPLLYTYFVKNGDWSLQQLVDYLTTKPAQTFNLPYGQLVEGALADLTLINLDEEYEIKAEDFLSKGTNTPFIGEKVYGNPVLTLVEGDIRYEGAK; from the coding sequence ATGAAATTAATACAAAATGCAAAAATGTTAGAAGCAGGACAACTTCAAAAAGTAGACGTTTTAATCGAAGGAAAAACAATAAAGCAAATTGCTGAAACGATTGAAGTAACTGAGGATATGCATGTAATAGATGCAAAAGGTTATTTTTTAGCACCGGGATTTATTGATGTACATGTTCACTTAAGAGAGCCAGGCGGCGAATATAAAGAAACTATCGAAACTGGAACAAAGGCAGCAGCACGTGGTGGATTTACGACTGTATGTCCTATGCCAAACACAAAACCAGTTCCAGATTCAAAAGAAAATATGGAGAAATTAAATCAACTTATTGCTGAAAATGCACAAGTGCGAGTTTTGCCTTATGCAGCTATCACAGTAAGACAAGCAGGTAAAGAGCATGTTGATTTTGAAGCATTAAATAGTGAAGGTGTGTTTGCTTTTACAGATGACGGTGTTGGCGTACAACAAGCGTCTATGATGTATGAAGCGATGCAAAAAGCACAAAAATTGAATAAAGCAATTGTAGCGCATTGTGAAGATAATAGTTTGATTTACGGAGGCGCGATGCACGAAGGGAAACGCAGTCAAGAATTGAATATCCCAGGTATTCCTAATATTTGTGAATCTGTTCAAATTGCACGAGATGTATTATTGAGTGAAGCGACAGGTTGTCATTACCATGTATGTCACGTTTCGACAAAAGAGAGTGTCCGTGTTATTCGAGATGCTAAAAGAGCGGGCATTCCAGTTACAGCTGAAGTTACACCGCATCACTTATTATTAACTGAAAATGATATTCCTGGTGATAATGCAATCTATAAAATGAATCCACCTTTAAGAAGTGAAGCGGATCGAGAAGCACTGATTGAAGGCTTACTAGACGGTACAATTGATTGTATTGCAACAGACCATGCACCACACGCTGCCGACGAGAAAGCGCAACCTATGACTCGAGCCCCATTTGGAATTGTAGGGAGCGAAACAGCATTTCCATTATTGTACACATATTTTGTGAAAAATGGAGATTGGTCACTACAACAATTAGTCGATTACTTAACAACAAAACCGGCTCAAACATTTAATTTGCCATATGGTCAATTGGTTGAGGGGGCGTTAGCAGATTTAACTTTAATTAATTTAGATGAAGAATATGAAATTAAAGCAGAAGATTTCCTTTCAAAAGGAACTAATACACCATTTATTGGGGAGAAAGTTTACGGCAATCCAGTGTTAACCTTAGTTGAAGGCGACATTCGTTATGAGGGGGCAAAATAA
- a CDS encoding carbamoyl phosphate synthase small subunit, whose product MFEKRYLVLEDGSYYVGFKLGSDQLTKGEIVFTTGMTGYQETISDPSFTGQIITFTYPLIGNYGINRDDFESLVPTLNGVVVKEACQFPSNFRAEISFDDVLKEYDIPGISGVDTRSITKKIRQHGVLKAAFVDNASDIESTIETLKHTTFPRTEVPTVSTKTPYVSTGFDLKVVLVDFGKKQNIVRELNARGCEVTVVPYDTSAADILKRNPDGVMLSNGPGDPDDVQVAVEMIKGILGKVPFFGICLGHQLFALSQGAKSFKMKFGHRGANHPVKDLATGKIALTSQNHGYAIDAASVESTDLEITHIALNDGTVEGLKHKYLPAFSVQYHPEACPGPTDSNYLFDQFIEMMNENKQKERVTHA is encoded by the coding sequence ATGTTTGAAAAGCGTTATCTCGTACTAGAAGATGGGAGTTACTATGTAGGATTTAAATTAGGATCCGATCAACTGACAAAAGGTGAGATCGTATTTACAACAGGGATGACAGGTTATCAGGAAACAATTTCAGATCCGTCTTTTACAGGACAAATTATCACATTTACGTATCCGTTAATCGGTAATTATGGCATTAATAGAGATGATTTTGAATCTTTAGTACCTACTTTAAATGGTGTTGTAGTTAAAGAAGCGTGCCAATTTCCAAGCAATTTCAGAGCGGAGATTTCTTTTGATGATGTGTTAAAAGAATATGATATACCTGGTATTAGTGGTGTCGATACGAGAAGTATTACAAAAAAAATTCGTCAACATGGCGTATTAAAAGCAGCATTTGTTGATAATGCGTCAGATATTGAATCAACAATTGAAACTTTAAAACATACAACATTTCCAAGAACTGAAGTACCGACTGTTTCAACTAAAACACCTTACGTATCAACAGGTTTTGATTTGAAAGTTGTATTAGTAGACTTTGGTAAAAAACAAAATATTGTACGAGAGTTGAACGCACGAGGGTGTGAAGTGACAGTTGTTCCTTATGATACTTCAGCAGCAGACATATTGAAAAGGAATCCAGACGGCGTGATGTTATCGAACGGTCCTGGAGATCCGGATGATGTTCAAGTAGCAGTTGAAATGATTAAAGGTATACTCGGGAAAGTGCCATTTTTTGGTATTTGTTTAGGGCATCAATTGTTTGCGCTGTCACAAGGTGCGAAATCATTCAAAATGAAATTTGGACATCGTGGAGCGAACCATCCTGTTAAAGATCTTGCTACGGGTAAAATTGCATTAACAAGTCAAAATCATGGCTATGCTATTGATGCAGCATCAGTTGAAAGTACAGATTTAGAAATTACACATATTGCTCTTAATGACGGTACAGTGGAAGGACTCAAGCACAAATATTTACCAGCTTTTTCTGTTCAATATCATCCAGAAGCATGTCCTGGTCCAACTGATTCAAATTATTTATTCGATCAATTTATTGAAATGATGAATGAAAATAAACAAAAGGAGCGCGTTACTCATGCCTAA